One window of Populus nigra chromosome 5, ddPopNigr1.1, whole genome shotgun sequence genomic DNA carries:
- the LOC133694449 gene encoding guanine nucleotide-binding protein subunit gamma 2-like, with protein sequence MESDSIEMEGQHSVSSLEEPKREESVVAETSSFIPRTGPNNFLSKHRMVAAITQLQNQINFIQEELDQLDTLGESSIVCQELLSSVESIPDPLLPSTQGPVNASWDRWFKGNQNSRRRWI encoded by the exons ATGGAATCAGATTCAATAGAAATGGAAGGGCAACATTCGGTGTCATCGCTTGAAGAACCAAAAAGGGAGGAGTCAGTAGTGGCAGAAACATCAAGTTTTATTCCAAGAACAGGGCCTAACAACTTCCTGAGTAAGCATCGAATGGTAGCTGCAATCACCCAACTTCAGaatcaaatcaatttcataCAG GAGGAGCTGGACCAGCTTGATACATTAGGGGAATCGTCGATTGTTTGCCAAGA GCTCCTGTCAAGTGTTGAATCGATTCCTGACCCACTACTTCCATC GACTCAAGGTCCGGTAAACGCTAGCTGGGATCGGTGGTTCAAAGGGAACCAGAACTCGCGAAGACGGTGGATCTAA
- the LOC133694447 gene encoding uncharacterized protein LOC133694447, whose protein sequence is MAKRMMYCWLSTPLSTAKQRFNIKTAPSFSRPVVASARAERSISTASKKKKKKERNKSVEELVVVKNDKEKRRTRSEKEYEELHSFHETESHVPVMLGEVVDVFSSLPLRSFIDCTLGAAGHSSAIIKGHPELECYIGMDVDPVAHAKARAHIDALLQSTRSSLKPHLLFKNFKYIKSVVGEIDDDCKLLSSGVDGILMDLGMSSMQVNNPQRGFSVLANGPLDMRMDPRASVKAKDILNYWPDDEVGRILREYGEESNWRWLQKKIVQARQQGGLHSTGELRDLIQGATHGTKGGRQGWIKTATRVFQALRIAVNDELNTLDKSLHACFECLVPGGRLAVISFHSLEDRIVKQTFLKIIESNGGDGDVVEEEAGKRDLRKMRNDIDAKETWIRQMVQGQNGTILTKRPITPSEEEERLNRRSRSAKLRVIEKIR, encoded by the exons ATGGCAAAGCGAATGATGTATTGCTGGCTGTCAACCCCATTATCAACAGCCAAACAACGCTTCAATATCAAAACAGCCCCCTCGTTCTCCAGACCAGTTGTTGCTTCTGCTAGAGCCGAAAGAAGTATTTCCACTGCcagtaagaaaaagaagaaaaaagagagaaacaaatcCGTGGAGGAACTTGTTGtggtaaaaaatgataaggaaaagagaagaactCGCTCAGAGAAAGAATATGAGGAGCTCCATTCTTTCCATGAGACTGAAAGTCACGTCCCTGTAATGCTAGGTGAAGTTGTTGATGTTTTCTCTTCCTTACCTCTCCGCTCTTTCATCGACTGCACTCTTGGCGCCGCTGGTCATTCCTCTGCT ATAATAAAGGGACATCCTGAATTAGAATGTTACATAGGAATGGATGTGGATCCAGTTGCACATGCCAAGGCACGTGCTCATATTGATGCTCTCTTGCAATCAACCCGTTCTAGTTTGAAACCACACTTGCTTTTCAAGAATTTCAAGTATATAAAATCTGTGGTTGGTGAGATTGATGATGATTGCAAGCTCTTGAGCTCTGGAGTTGATGGCATCTTAATGGACCTTGGAATGTCATCCATGCAG GTGAACAATCCTCAAAGAGGGTTCAGTGTACTTGCTAATGGACCTCTTGATATGCGCATGGATCCTCGG GCAAGTGTGAAAGCAAAGgacatattaaattattggcCAGATGATGAAGTGGGCCGAATTCTGCGCGAGTACGGAGAAGAAAGCAACTGGCGATGGCTTCAGAAAAAGATTGTTCAGGCTCGTCAACAAGGTGGTTTGCATTCTACTGGTGAACTAAGAGATCTTATTCAGGGTGCAACTCATGGAACAAAAG GAGGGAGGCAAGGTTGGATAAAGACAGCAACACGGGTGTTTCAAGCTCTGAGGATAGCTGTCAATGATGAACTCAATACCCTGGATAAGTCTCTTCACGCCTGTTTCGAGTGCCTTGTCCCTGGAGGAAGGCTTGCTGTCATCTCTTTCCACAGTTTGGAGGACAGAATTGTAAAACAaacatttctaaaaattattgaaagcaACGGAGGAGATGGAGATGTGGTTGAAGAAGAGGCTGGTAAAAGGGATTTAAGAAAGATGAgaaatgacattgatgcaaAAGAAACATGGATTCGACAGATGGTACAAGGCCAGAATGGAACAATCCTTACCAAGAGACCAATAACACCATCTGAAGAGGAGGAAAGACTAAATCGCAGGTCTAGGAGTGCCAAACTCCGTGTGATTGAGAAAATTCGTTGA
- the LOC133695101 gene encoding uncharacterized protein LOC133695101 produces MVRPDILGLPTGAPVSVKKEQPSCFKEFCKACLSIFAGWCRVDRKLSPPSSGRSDELQVKFEAISQAPEELGYDTEEGKTMNGIHSFRYNATSMRGDNPSSPRGFFRHKSMDGCFPNISSPLSRSGSLKSPSRKLSFRKRNTSQKRTDSRHGLSASLSRNASRKNASTIMFSNSMGKMKPPAIERPLECTLEELCYGCMKKIEITRDVIITNTGQVIQEEETLTVRVKPGWKKGTKITFEGMGNERPGTCTADIILVIAEKRHSLFRREGEGLEIGVEVPLVKALTGCQISIPLLGGEETSLMIDDIIHPGYERILEGQGMPSTKEQVGRGNLRVVFLVEFPTQLTDEQRSDIRTILEDSS; encoded by the exons atgGTTCGTCCTGACATTCTAGGCTTACCAACAGGTGCCCCCGTTTCTGTGAAGAAAGAGCAACCTTCCTGCTTTAAAGAATTTTGCAAAGCCTGTCTTTCAATATTCGCCGGATGGTGTCGCGTTGATAGAAAATTATCTCCACCTTCTTCAGGCAGATCAGATGAATTACAAGTGAAATTTGAAGCCATCAGCCAAGCTCCCGAG GAACTTGGTTACGATACAGAAGAGGGAAAGACGATGAATGGAATCCACAGTTTTAGATACAATGCTACTAGTATGCGAGGTGACAATCCTTCGAGTCCAAGAGGATTCTTCAGGCATAAAAGCATGGATGGCTGCTTTCCTAATATATCTTCTCCTCTGTCAAGAAGTGGAAGCCTGAAGAGCCCTTCTCGAAAATTATCTTTCCGAAAGAGAAATACGAGTCAGAAAAGAACCGATTCACGTCATGGCTTGTCTGCATCTCTCTCAAGAAATGCAAGCCGGAAGAACGCCAGCACCATCATGTTTTCAAACTCAATGGGAAAGATGAAACCTCCGGCTATTGAAAGGCCTCTCGAGTGCACGCTTGAGGAGCTATGTTATGGATGCATGAAAAAGATCGAGATAACAAGAGATGTCATAATTACAAATACAGG GCAAGTAATCCAAGAAGAGGAAACATTGACAGTTAGAGTGAAGCCAGGATGGAAAAAGGGAACGAAGATCACATTTGAAGGAATGGGAAATGAGAGGCCTGGCACTTGCACAGCTGATATAATCCTCGTGATTGCCGAGAAACGACACTCTCTGTTTCGGAGGGAAGGAGAAGGTTTGGAGATAGGAGTAGAAGTTCCACTAGTGAAGGCTCTAACTGGCTGCCAGATCTCAATCCCTTTGTTGGGCGGTGAGGAAACAAGTTTGATGATCGATGATATCATTCACCCTGGCTATGAAAGGATCTTAGAAGGTCAAGGCATGCCAAGCACAAAAGAGCAGGTGGGGAGAGGAAACTTGAGAGTTGTCTTCCTCGTTGAATTCCCGACACAACTGACAGATGAACAACGGTCAGATATTCGTACTATTTTAGAGGATTCTTCTTGA
- the LOC133694446 gene encoding ubiquitin carboxyl-terminal hydrolase 26-like isoform X1 yields MTPPATRGKNKRNRPGDIANITSEILRKIHANGKVTDGDVNQLYMIWKPVCQGCRVNTKDNPNCFCGLIPPPNGSRKSGLWQKLSDILQALGSDPFNDLRSTDETPSGLTNLGATCYANSVLQCLYMNASFREGVFSVEPDVLNEQPVLYQLVRLFAQLHASKLAFIDPAPFITTLELDNAVQQDGHEFLTLLLSLLERCLSHSKVSKAKTIVQDLFRGSVSQVTTCSNCGRDSEASSKTEDFYELQMNVKGLKSLDESLDQYLSVEQLHGENQYNCELCKSRVDATHRIRLRTLPDVLNFQLKRYEFLPKTTTRKKITSAFGFPGELDMGRRLSEPSQLEWIYDLSAVLIHKGTAVNSGHYIAHIKDENTGQWWEFDDEHVSNLGRRPFGEGFSSSAKGVHSDKVSPSCAGATLADTSRSMDAVQPQSLESNIHSCKEIFSSTDAYRLMYNLRRTRKNDGKRDHIANNIQLEGHKGLHNGFHPASQLFEDINDMNASYAAACEEYKLKKEKEVRHITERREEVRSVLSEAPVRLHQEPFYWVSTDWLRQWADNVTPGVIDNKPIQCLHGKVPVSKVGSMKRLSAKAWGILFSKYDGGPALTNSDCCMACLIDGAKSVVFADSYRDQRTLMRDLANDVIAGKCLDGAYFVSKTWLQQWVRRKNIDAPSEADAGPTASIMCRHGQLRPEQAGAKRLLVPETLWHFLYKDAVAVKSDDPLGCTTFPSDSAQCSECSDELSEVACFEDSIREMKLKQRQNHEKLATGKSIPLSLNCTYYLMPSSWLTKWRNYVNSSGKSISSSVEPEVLDPVIDALKCEWHSRLLERPPDLVNKRGVLIQKSSTTDALTIITENDWNSFCEDWGGNKERGIMATIESSDVAENNLSGSQEDVFVFKDHPSSQEEANNDPEIRQPLIRTSPEICEDCIGERKSRELAKKLNYFNEDINVSLVRGKEAPRSILEASSTTPETDRRASKRSRKTSYGTSVNLKVSGSTSLYQLKMMIWESLGVVKENQILHKGSMVIDQESATLADLSIFPGDKLWVQDSEIHEHRDIADEITDQKTNAQHPEKGFQGTLLTTTSSSQVA; encoded by the exons ATGACTCCACCAGCTACGCGAggcaaaaataaaaggaatagaCCGGGTGATATTGCTAATATCACTTCTGAAATATTAAG GAAAATTCATGCAAATGGTAAAGTTACCGATGGAGATGTGAACCAGCTGTACATGATATGGAAGCCAGTTTGTCAAGGCTGCCGTGTGAATACTAAAGATAACCCTAACTGCTTTTGTGGATTGATTCCACCACCCAATGGAAGTCGTAAATCTGGCTTATGGCAGAAATTGTCTGATATTCTTCAAGCGCTTGGCTCAGACCCATTCAATGATCTTCGTAGTACTGATGAAACTCCGTCTGGTCTAACTAATCTGGGAGCAACATGCTATGCCAATAGTGTACTTCAGTGTCTGTACATGAACGCCTCGTTTCGAGAAGGTGTTTTCTCTGTTGAGCCAGATGTGTTAAACGAACAGCCTGTGTTATATCAGCTTGTCCGGCTTTTTGCACAGTTGCATGCTAGTAAATTAGCCTTTATTGATCCAGCTCCATTTATAACGACCCTGGAGCTGGATAATGCAGTTCAGCAGGATGGCCATGAGTTCCTGACCTTGCTTCTTTCACTGCTTGAACGTTGTCTGAGCCACTCTAAAGTTTCTAAGGCGAAAACAATTGTTCAAGATCTTTTTCGAGGAAGTGTATCACAAGTAACAAC GTGCTCAAATTGCGGAAGAGATTCTGAAGCATCTTCCAAAACTGAAGACTTCTACGAGCTGCAGATGAATGTCAAAGGCTTGAAAAGCTTAGACGAGAGTTTGGATCAGTACCTTAGTGTGGAACAGCTTCATGGAGAGAATCAATACAATTGTGAATTGTGTAAAAGCAGAGTCGATGCTACTCACCGCATCAGGCTGCGAACTCTACCTGATGTCCTTAATTTTCAGCTTAAGCGTTACGAGTTCCTTCCAAAG ACTACTACAAGGAAGAAAATCACATCTGCTTTTGGTTTCCCTGGAGAATTGGATATGGGGCGTAGGCTGTCTGAACCTTCTCAGCTGGAATGGATATATGACTTGTCAGCTGTGTTGATTCACAAGGGAACTGCTGTAAATAGTGGCCATTACATTGCTCATATCAAGGATGAGAATACAGGGCAGTGGTGGGAATTTGATGATGAGCATGTCTCAAACCTAGGTCGTCGCCCATTTGGAGAAGGCTTTTCAAGTTCTGCTAAAGGTGTTCATAGTGACAAAGTTTCACCATCTTGTGCAGGAGCAACGCTTGCTGATACCAGCAGAAGTATGGATGCTGTTCAGCCACAATCTTTAGAATCTAACATTCATAGTTGTAAAGAGATTTTTTCATCTACTGATGCATACAGGCTGATGTATAATCTTAGGCGTACTAGAAAGAATGATGGTAAAAGAGATCATATTGCCAACAATATTCAATTAGAAGGTCACAAGGGTTTACACAATGGCTTTCATCCTGCATCTCAACTCTTTGAGGATATAAATGATATGAATGCATCATATGCTGCTGCTTGTGAAGAGTACAAattgaagaaggaaaaagaggTGCGTCATATCACAGAACGGAGAGAAGAGGTGCGATCAGTTCTCTCAGAAGCTCCCGTTCGATTGCATCAAGAACCATTTTATTGGGTTTCTACGGACTGGCTTCGCCAGTGGGCTGACAATGTCACTCCAGG TGTTATAGACAACAAGCCTATCCAATGCTTACATGGAAAGGTTCCAGTGTCTAAAGTTGGGTCCATGAAGCGGTTGTCTGCTAAAGCTTGGGGAATCTTGTTTTCTAAG TATGATGGAGGGCCAGCACTGACCAATAGTGACTGCTGCATGGCTTGCCTTATTGATGGTGCCAAATCTGTGGTCTTTGCTGATAGCTATAGGGATCAAAGAACATTAATGAGAGATCTTGCAAATGATGTAATTGCTGGGAAGTGCTTGGATGGAGCATATTTTGTGTCCAAGACATG gCTGCAACAGTGGGTGAGACGAAAAAATATTGATGCTCCAAGTGAAGCTGATGCAGGACCAACAGCTTCAATCATGTGCCGACATGGGCAACTAAGACCTGAGCAAGCTGGTGCCAAGCGATTGCTGGTTCCTGAGACACTTTGGCACTTTTTGTACAAGGATGCGGTTGCTGTAAAGTCTGATGATCCCTTGGGATGCACTACTTTTCCTTCAGATTCTGCACAGTGTTCTGAATGCAGTGATGAACTTTCTGAAGTTGCCTGCTTTGAGGATTCTATAAG GGAGATGAAGCTCAAACAGCGCCAAAATCATGAGAAGTTGGCTACTGGAAAGAGTATTCCCCTGTCTTTGAACTGCACGTATTACTTGATGCCTTCTTCTTGGCTCACAAAATGGAGAAACTACGTAAATTCAAGTGGAAAGAGTATTTCTTCGTCAGTGGAACCTGAAGTTCTCGATCCTGTTATTGATGCACTGAAATGTGAATGG CATTCACGACTCCTAGAAAGGCCTCCTGACCTGGTGAACAAACGCGGTGTGCTTATACAGAAGAGTTCTACT ACAGATGCTTTAACAATAATTACAGAGAATGACTGGAACAGCTTCTGTGAAGACTGGGGCGGCAACAAGGAGAGAGGCATAATGGCAACAATTGAGTCCAGTGATGTTgcagaaaataatttgagtgGGTCCCAGGAAGATGTGTTTGTATTTAAAGACCATCCAAGTTCTCAAGAAGAAGCAAACAATGACCCAGAGATCAGACAGCCTTTGATTAGGACCTCTCCAGAG ATTTGCGAGGATTGCATTGGTGAAAGAAAAAGTCGTGAGTTGGCGAAGAAGCTGAATTACTTCAATGAGGACATAAATGTATCTCTTGTACGTGGTAAGGAAGCTCCAAGATCAATTTTAGAAGCTTCTTCAACTACTCCTGAGACAGATCGGCGCGCCTCCAAGCGATCTCGAAAGACGAGTTATGGGACTTCAGTAAATCTAAAAGTTTCTGGTTCCACATCATTATACCAGTTAAAAATGATGATATGGGAATCACTTGGG GTGGTTAAGGAGAACCAGATACTTCACAAAGGTTCAATGGTAATTGATCAGGAAAGTGCTACGCTTGCAGACTTGAGTATATTTCCTGGTGATAAGTTGTGGGTGCAAGATTCTGAAATCCACGAGCATAGAGATATTGCTG ATGAGATTACTGACCAGAAAACAAACGCTCAGCATCCTGAAAAGGGGTTTCAGGGAACACTTTTGACTACAACGTCTTCATCCCAAGTTGCTTAA
- the LOC133694448 gene encoding uncharacterized protein LOC133694448 isoform X2 yields MMVPSGNKWKATGKEGLTTFTSFAFPYLTNSRKRKETVNVRRANMAVYNSKKANLTAARKERMNLPITDGGYRISEFLSHPFGIQAILNTGSLQSFQSLDANTYRCILPKVELLNFEAAPVLDLRVSLSDEHCTVEMISCKFQGSELVERQNDRFSAFMVNSMTWNTNISEPFLEVDVKLNLMLEIYTQPFTLLPTSAVESAGNF; encoded by the exons ATGATGGTACCAAGTGGTAACAAATGGAAAGCAACAGGGAAAGAAGGCTTGACAACATTCACATCTTTTGCTTTCCCATACCTCACCAATTCCAG gaaaagaaaagaaactgtcAATGTACGCAGGGCCAATATGGCAGTGTATAACTCAAAGAAAGCAAATTTAACTGCTGCAAGAAAGGAAAGGATGAATTTGCCGATTACCGATGGCGGTTATCGAATCAGTGAATTTCTAAGTCACCCGTTTGGGATTCAAGCTATATTGAACACGGGTAGTTTGCAAAGTTTTCAGTCACTTGATGCCAACACATATAGGTGCATTTTGCCGAAGGTTGAACTTCTTAACTTTGAAGCAGCACCTGTGCTAGACTTACGAGTTTCCCTATCAGACGAACATTGCACAGTTGAGATGATTTCTTGCAAG TTCCAAGGTTCAGAGCTTGTTGAACGCCAAAATGACCGTTTTTCAG CTTTCATGGTGAACTCCATGACATGGAACACAAATATCTCTGAACCATTTTTGGAGGTTGACGTGAAGTTGAATCTCATGCTTGAG
- the LOC133694446 gene encoding ubiquitin carboxyl-terminal hydrolase 26-like isoform X2 has protein sequence MIWKPVCQGCRVNTKDNPNCFCGLIPPPNGSRKSGLWQKLSDILQALGSDPFNDLRSTDETPSGLTNLGATCYANSVLQCLYMNASFREGVFSVEPDVLNEQPVLYQLVRLFAQLHASKLAFIDPAPFITTLELDNAVQQDGHEFLTLLLSLLERCLSHSKVSKAKTIVQDLFRGSVSQVTTCSNCGRDSEASSKTEDFYELQMNVKGLKSLDESLDQYLSVEQLHGENQYNCELCKSRVDATHRIRLRTLPDVLNFQLKRYEFLPKTTTRKKITSAFGFPGELDMGRRLSEPSQLEWIYDLSAVLIHKGTAVNSGHYIAHIKDENTGQWWEFDDEHVSNLGRRPFGEGFSSSAKGVHSDKVSPSCAGATLADTSRSMDAVQPQSLESNIHSCKEIFSSTDAYRLMYNLRRTRKNDGKRDHIANNIQLEGHKGLHNGFHPASQLFEDINDMNASYAAACEEYKLKKEKEVRHITERREEVRSVLSEAPVRLHQEPFYWVSTDWLRQWADNVTPGVIDNKPIQCLHGKVPVSKVGSMKRLSAKAWGILFSKYDGGPALTNSDCCMACLIDGAKSVVFADSYRDQRTLMRDLANDVIAGKCLDGAYFVSKTWLQQWVRRKNIDAPSEADAGPTASIMCRHGQLRPEQAGAKRLLVPETLWHFLYKDAVAVKSDDPLGCTTFPSDSAQCSECSDELSEVACFEDSIREMKLKQRQNHEKLATGKSIPLSLNCTYYLMPSSWLTKWRNYVNSSGKSISSSVEPEVLDPVIDALKCEWHSRLLERPPDLVNKRGVLIQKSSTTDALTIITENDWNSFCEDWGGNKERGIMATIESSDVAENNLSGSQEDVFVFKDHPSSQEEANNDPEIRQPLIRTSPEICEDCIGERKSRELAKKLNYFNEDINVSLVRGKEAPRSILEASSTTPETDRRASKRSRKTSYGTSVNLKVSGSTSLYQLKMMIWESLGVVKENQILHKGSMVIDQESATLADLSIFPGDKLWVQDSEIHEHRDIADEITDQKTNAQHPEKGFQGTLLTTTSSSQVA, from the exons ATGATATGGAAGCCAGTTTGTCAAGGCTGCCGTGTGAATACTAAAGATAACCCTAACTGCTTTTGTGGATTGATTCCACCACCCAATGGAAGTCGTAAATCTGGCTTATGGCAGAAATTGTCTGATATTCTTCAAGCGCTTGGCTCAGACCCATTCAATGATCTTCGTAGTACTGATGAAACTCCGTCTGGTCTAACTAATCTGGGAGCAACATGCTATGCCAATAGTGTACTTCAGTGTCTGTACATGAACGCCTCGTTTCGAGAAGGTGTTTTCTCTGTTGAGCCAGATGTGTTAAACGAACAGCCTGTGTTATATCAGCTTGTCCGGCTTTTTGCACAGTTGCATGCTAGTAAATTAGCCTTTATTGATCCAGCTCCATTTATAACGACCCTGGAGCTGGATAATGCAGTTCAGCAGGATGGCCATGAGTTCCTGACCTTGCTTCTTTCACTGCTTGAACGTTGTCTGAGCCACTCTAAAGTTTCTAAGGCGAAAACAATTGTTCAAGATCTTTTTCGAGGAAGTGTATCACAAGTAACAAC GTGCTCAAATTGCGGAAGAGATTCTGAAGCATCTTCCAAAACTGAAGACTTCTACGAGCTGCAGATGAATGTCAAAGGCTTGAAAAGCTTAGACGAGAGTTTGGATCAGTACCTTAGTGTGGAACAGCTTCATGGAGAGAATCAATACAATTGTGAATTGTGTAAAAGCAGAGTCGATGCTACTCACCGCATCAGGCTGCGAACTCTACCTGATGTCCTTAATTTTCAGCTTAAGCGTTACGAGTTCCTTCCAAAG ACTACTACAAGGAAGAAAATCACATCTGCTTTTGGTTTCCCTGGAGAATTGGATATGGGGCGTAGGCTGTCTGAACCTTCTCAGCTGGAATGGATATATGACTTGTCAGCTGTGTTGATTCACAAGGGAACTGCTGTAAATAGTGGCCATTACATTGCTCATATCAAGGATGAGAATACAGGGCAGTGGTGGGAATTTGATGATGAGCATGTCTCAAACCTAGGTCGTCGCCCATTTGGAGAAGGCTTTTCAAGTTCTGCTAAAGGTGTTCATAGTGACAAAGTTTCACCATCTTGTGCAGGAGCAACGCTTGCTGATACCAGCAGAAGTATGGATGCTGTTCAGCCACAATCTTTAGAATCTAACATTCATAGTTGTAAAGAGATTTTTTCATCTACTGATGCATACAGGCTGATGTATAATCTTAGGCGTACTAGAAAGAATGATGGTAAAAGAGATCATATTGCCAACAATATTCAATTAGAAGGTCACAAGGGTTTACACAATGGCTTTCATCCTGCATCTCAACTCTTTGAGGATATAAATGATATGAATGCATCATATGCTGCTGCTTGTGAAGAGTACAAattgaagaaggaaaaagaggTGCGTCATATCACAGAACGGAGAGAAGAGGTGCGATCAGTTCTCTCAGAAGCTCCCGTTCGATTGCATCAAGAACCATTTTATTGGGTTTCTACGGACTGGCTTCGCCAGTGGGCTGACAATGTCACTCCAGG TGTTATAGACAACAAGCCTATCCAATGCTTACATGGAAAGGTTCCAGTGTCTAAAGTTGGGTCCATGAAGCGGTTGTCTGCTAAAGCTTGGGGAATCTTGTTTTCTAAG TATGATGGAGGGCCAGCACTGACCAATAGTGACTGCTGCATGGCTTGCCTTATTGATGGTGCCAAATCTGTGGTCTTTGCTGATAGCTATAGGGATCAAAGAACATTAATGAGAGATCTTGCAAATGATGTAATTGCTGGGAAGTGCTTGGATGGAGCATATTTTGTGTCCAAGACATG gCTGCAACAGTGGGTGAGACGAAAAAATATTGATGCTCCAAGTGAAGCTGATGCAGGACCAACAGCTTCAATCATGTGCCGACATGGGCAACTAAGACCTGAGCAAGCTGGTGCCAAGCGATTGCTGGTTCCTGAGACACTTTGGCACTTTTTGTACAAGGATGCGGTTGCTGTAAAGTCTGATGATCCCTTGGGATGCACTACTTTTCCTTCAGATTCTGCACAGTGTTCTGAATGCAGTGATGAACTTTCTGAAGTTGCCTGCTTTGAGGATTCTATAAG GGAGATGAAGCTCAAACAGCGCCAAAATCATGAGAAGTTGGCTACTGGAAAGAGTATTCCCCTGTCTTTGAACTGCACGTATTACTTGATGCCTTCTTCTTGGCTCACAAAATGGAGAAACTACGTAAATTCAAGTGGAAAGAGTATTTCTTCGTCAGTGGAACCTGAAGTTCTCGATCCTGTTATTGATGCACTGAAATGTGAATGG CATTCACGACTCCTAGAAAGGCCTCCTGACCTGGTGAACAAACGCGGTGTGCTTATACAGAAGAGTTCTACT ACAGATGCTTTAACAATAATTACAGAGAATGACTGGAACAGCTTCTGTGAAGACTGGGGCGGCAACAAGGAGAGAGGCATAATGGCAACAATTGAGTCCAGTGATGTTgcagaaaataatttgagtgGGTCCCAGGAAGATGTGTTTGTATTTAAAGACCATCCAAGTTCTCAAGAAGAAGCAAACAATGACCCAGAGATCAGACAGCCTTTGATTAGGACCTCTCCAGAG ATTTGCGAGGATTGCATTGGTGAAAGAAAAAGTCGTGAGTTGGCGAAGAAGCTGAATTACTTCAATGAGGACATAAATGTATCTCTTGTACGTGGTAAGGAAGCTCCAAGATCAATTTTAGAAGCTTCTTCAACTACTCCTGAGACAGATCGGCGCGCCTCCAAGCGATCTCGAAAGACGAGTTATGGGACTTCAGTAAATCTAAAAGTTTCTGGTTCCACATCATTATACCAGTTAAAAATGATGATATGGGAATCACTTGGG GTGGTTAAGGAGAACCAGATACTTCACAAAGGTTCAATGGTAATTGATCAGGAAAGTGCTACGCTTGCAGACTTGAGTATATTTCCTGGTGATAAGTTGTGGGTGCAAGATTCTGAAATCCACGAGCATAGAGATATTGCTG ATGAGATTACTGACCAGAAAACAAACGCTCAGCATCCTGAAAAGGGGTTTCAGGGAACACTTTTGACTACAACGTCTTCATCCCAAGTTGCTTAA